DNA sequence from the Anaerolineae bacterium genome:
AACCGTTTGCAATGCACCCCGGATTTGCTGCCCAACGACATCACCGGCGTTTCTGTTTTTTTGCAGCACGAGGGCCAGTTTGAGTTTCGCCCCGGCCCGCTCTTTGTCAATATCCTGCTGGCCGACGAAATCAACCGGGCCACGCCGCGCACCCAGTCGGCGTTGTTGGAGGCCATGCAGGAACGCCAGGTGAGCATTGATGGCAAAACCCGCCTGTTGCCCCGGCCCTTTTTGGTGCTGGCCACCCAAAATCCCATTGAGTTTGAAGGCACATTCCCTTTGCCCGAAGCCCAACTTGACCGTTTTCTGATGCGTTTATCTATTGGTTACCCGGCCCAGGCCGATGAGGCTCAAATTATTAAAAGTCAACGCCAGGCGCATCCGGTGGAAAGTTTGGCCCCGGTAGTCCCTGGGCCGGATTTGTTGACCTTCAGCCAGCAGGTTGCCCAAATACACGTTGAGGCTTCATTAGAAGATTATATTCTGCGGCTTATCCAGGCCACCCGCAACCATCCCGACCTGGCCCTGGGGGCCAGCCCGCGCGGCAGTTTGGCCCTTTACAAAACCAGCCAGGCCCTGGCCGCTATCCAGGGCCGGGATTACGTTATCCCTGATGATATTAAAAAGTTGGTGCCCCTGACCCTGGCCCACCGGATGATCTTAAAGCCGGAAAGCCAATTGCGGGGTCGCACCACCCTGGCTGTGCTGCACGACATTGTGGACCACACGGATTTGCCCTTAGAAATAACGGC
Encoded proteins:
- a CDS encoding MoxR family ATPase, giving the protein MTTDLVNFTAKIIANVEKVIIGKREQIELLLVAMLCQGHVLLEDVPGTGKTMLARSIAISLGVDFNRLQCTPDLLPNDITGVSVFLQHEGQFEFRPGPLFVNILLADEINRATPRTQSALLEAMQERQVSIDGKTRLLPRPFLVLATQNPIEFEGTFPLPEAQLDRFLMRLSIGYPAQADEAQIIKSQRQAHPVESLAPVVPGPDLLTFSQQVAQIHVEASLEDYILRLIQATRNHPDLALGASPRGSLALYKTSQALAAIQGRDYVIPDDIKKLVPLTLAHRMILKPESQLRGRTTLAVLHDIVDHTDLPLEITAQYPGTA